In Pseudoduganella albidiflava, a single window of DNA contains:
- a CDS encoding GNAT family N-acetyltransferase produces the protein MATVRQAGIADLPALARLFAQLGYPNTVAQLEQRWPDFHGRDADCWVAVSGDDVIGVLAQNYVLPLNTAAQYAVVSAFVVDEAVRRSGAGRALMRCAEREAVRRGCTHTELSSSMRRPVAHLFYLDYGFVEVPKRFVKEYAARARIAKDRSEG, from the coding sequence ATGGCCACCGTTCGTCAAGCCGGCATCGCCGATCTCCCGGCGCTGGCCCGGCTCTTCGCGCAGCTCGGCTATCCCAACACGGTGGCGCAGCTGGAACAGCGCTGGCCGGACTTCCATGGCCGCGATGCCGATTGCTGGGTTGCCGTCAGCGGCGACGATGTCATCGGCGTGCTGGCGCAGAACTACGTGCTGCCCTTGAACACCGCCGCGCAGTACGCGGTCGTGAGTGCCTTCGTGGTGGATGAAGCGGTGCGGCGCAGCGGGGCCGGGAGAGCGCTGATGCGCTGCGCCGAGCGGGAGGCGGTGCGGCGGGGCTGCACGCACACGGAGCTTTCCAGCAGCATGCGGCGGCCGGTGGCGCATCTGTTTTATCTGGACTACGGGTTCGTGGAAGTGCCGAAGCGCTTCGTGAAGGAGTATGCGGCGCGGGCACGGATAGCGAAGGATCGTAGCGAGGGTTGA